One genomic region from Mycoplasmoides pirum ATCC 25960 encodes:
- the tsf gene encoding translation elongation factor Ts produces MANQSELIKQLRAMTQAGFMDCKKALDNTNNDLDAAVKWLRENGIAKAAKKVDSVAAEGIIALKNNEKKAIMLEINSQTDFVSKNDLFLNFVSNLSNTVFETNLEDVQKIRELKLETSKSIEETEIELTATIGEKISLRRVANVNINSDESVSTYLHANKRIGVIVVTSATNNLEFLKHLAMHIAANNPKFVNKDNVESTWLENEKQLIDSQVRMDDAVKEKIAKAPADKKDNLLNTIIDGRVNKLLIESCLESQPYLIDNSKKVSDVLKENNVVIKKFIRFEVGEGIEKKVDNFAEEVKSQMNK; encoded by the coding sequence ATGGCAAATCAAAGTGAATTGATTAAGCAATTAAGAGCTATGACTCAAGCTGGTTTCATGGATTGCAAAAAAGCTTTAGATAACACAAACAATGATTTAGATGCAGCAGTAAAATGATTGCGCGAAAATGGAATAGCTAAAGCAGCTAAAAAAGTAGATAGTGTTGCCGCTGAAGGAATTATAGCTCTTAAAAATAATGAGAAAAAAGCAATCATGTTAGAAATAAATTCTCAAACTGATTTTGTTTCTAAAAATGATTTATTTTTGAATTTTGTTTCAAATTTATCAAACACAGTATTTGAAACTAATTTAGAAGATGTTCAAAAAATTAGAGAATTAAAACTAGAAACAAGTAAATCAATTGAAGAAACTGAAATTGAACTAACTGCAACTATTGGGGAAAAAATTTCATTAAGAAGAGTGGCTAATGTTAATATTAATTCTGATGAATCTGTAAGTACTTATTTACATGCAAATAAACGTATTGGAGTTATTGTTGTAACTTCGGCTACTAATAATTTAGAATTTTTGAAACATTTAGCAATGCATATTGCCGCAAATAATCCAAAGTTTGTTAATAAAGATAATGTTGAATCAACATGACTTGAAAATGAAAAACAATTGATTGATTCTCAAGTTAGAATGGATGATGCTGTAAAAGAAAAAATTGCAAAAGCTCCAGCAGATAAAAAAGATAATTTATTAAATACTATTATTGATGGAAGAGTTAACAAATTATTAATTGAATCTTGCCTAGAATCACAACCATATTTGATTGATAATTCCAAAAAAGTAAGTGATGTATTAAAAGAAAATAATGTTGTTATTAAAAAATTCATTAGATTTGAAGTTGGAGAAGGAATTGAAAAAAAAGTTGATAATTTTGCTGAAGAAGTGAAATCTCAAATGAACAAATAA
- the pyrH gene encoding UMP kinase, whose product MKKTRKTRILIKISGSSLQNPNTTDTFDLKRLDNLCKQIAILHKKYEIGIVVGGGNIWRGKLSKDLRMDQRRADYIGMVATIINASLIDTQLDVYNVKSCVLSSIPCPHLTNIITPDNIDNAFSENKVVIFAGGIGAPFFTTDTGAALRAIEINAKLILVGKDGVDGVYSSDPKKNPNAKFYSKLTFKQALKEKLSIMDLTSFTMCQENDIELIIFNIEKPNSIINAISGKIKRTLVSTN is encoded by the coding sequence ATGAAGAAAACAAGAAAAACTAGAATTTTAATAAAAATTAGTGGTAGTTCTTTGCAAAATCCTAACACAACTGATACATTTGATTTAAAACGTTTGGATAATTTATGTAAACAAATTGCCATTTTACACAAAAAATATGAAATTGGAATTGTTGTTGGTGGCGGAAATATTTGAAGAGGAAAGTTATCTAAAGATCTAAGAATGGATCAGCGAAGAGCTGATTATATTGGAATGGTTGCAACAATTATTAATGCATCTTTGATTGATACTCAATTAGATGTTTATAATGTAAAAAGTTGTGTTTTGTCATCTATTCCTTGTCCACATTTAACTAATATTATTACTCCAGACAATATTGATAATGCATTTAGTGAAAATAAAGTAGTTATTTTTGCTGGCGGAATTGGTGCTCCATTTTTTACAACTGACACAGGTGCAGCATTAAGAGCAATTGAAATAAATGCAAAATTAATTTTAGTTGGTAAAGATGGAGTTGATGGAGTTTATAGTTCAGATCCTAAAAAAAATCCAAATGCTAAATTTTATTCAAAATTAACTTTTAAACAAGCATTAAAAGAAAAATTATCTATAATGGATTTAACTTCATTTACAATGTGTCAAGAAAATGATATTGAACTTATTATTTTTAATATTGAAAAACCAAATTCAATTATTAATGCAATCAGCGGAAAAATAAAAAGAACATTAGTTTCAACAAATTAA
- the frr gene encoding ribosome recycling factor, with amino-acid sequence MELKDYESMFNDLANKKIEWLKTELHKIRSGRAMPNMVDNIRVEYYGEMTPMNQIAQIQIPEPREILIKPYDKSSIGAIQTALSKPELHFNSQVDGDKIRIKLPQLTEENRKEYVKHSKQIGEKCKQEIRLIRRDVLQKIKQDKHEDEDFVRFLEDEVEKITKKFNSELDSIIQAKEKELTTL; translated from the coding sequence ATGGAATTAAAAGATTATGAATCGATGTTTAACGATTTAGCTAATAAAAAAATTGAATGATTGAAAACTGAATTACATAAAATTCGTTCAGGTAGAGCTATGCCTAACATGGTTGATAATATTCGTGTTGAATACTACGGTGAAATGACTCCAATGAATCAAATAGCTCAAATTCAAATTCCTGAACCTAGAGAAATATTAATAAAACCATATGATAAATCAAGTATAGGTGCAATTCAAACAGCTTTGAGCAAACCTGAATTACATTTTAATTCACAAGTTGATGGTGATAAAATTAGAATCAAGTTACCACAATTAACTGAAGAAAATCGTAAAGAGTATGTAAAACATTCAAAACAAATTGGCGAAAAATGTAAACAAGAAATTCGTTTAATTCGAAGAGATGTTTTGCAAAAAATTAAACAAGATAAACATGAAGATGAAGATTTTGTAAGATTTTTAGAAGATGAAGTTGAAAAAATAACTAAAAAATTTAATAGTGAGTTAGATTCTATTATTCAAGCAAAAGAAAAAGAGTTAACAACTTTATAA
- the uppS gene encoding polyprenyl diphosphate synthase, whose amino-acid sequence MNIPTHIAFIMDGNGRWAKNQNKKRVFGHYEGAKRLKDIVNFSVEKKIKFVSFFAFGIDNWKRPNSEVLYIWNLVKKFLTKKSIKWLMDNNVRFRWIGFPDKIIKKEILKLLNDVVNLTKNNNGTSINLFMNYSGRADILNAVNLLKNNSEKITEKKFNSKLLTSDLPDVDLLIRTSGEERISNFMLWQISYSEIIFSKLMWPEFGVKNFIDCINIYNKRVRRFGGL is encoded by the coding sequence ATGAATATTCCAACACATATAGCTTTTATTATGGATGGCAATGGTCGATGAGCAAAAAACCAAAATAAAAAAAGAGTTTTTGGTCATTACGAAGGTGCAAAAAGATTAAAAGATATTGTTAATTTTTCTGTTGAAAAAAAAATTAAATTTGTTTCATTTTTTGCTTTTGGAATTGATAATTGAAAGCGGCCTAATAGCGAAGTTTTGTATATTTGAAATCTTGTCAAAAAATTTCTAACAAAAAAATCAATTAAATGGTTAATGGACAATAATGTTAGATTTAGATGAATTGGTTTTCCTGATAAAATTATTAAAAAAGAAATATTAAAACTCTTAAATGATGTTGTTAATTTAACTAAAAATAATAATGGAACTTCAATTAATTTATTCATGAATTATAGTGGGCGAGCTGATATATTAAATGCTGTAAATTTGTTAAAAAATAATTCAGAAAAAATAACAGAAAAAAAATTTAATAGTAAATTATTAACAAGTGATTTGCCTGATGTTGACTTATTAATTAGAACAAGTGGCGAAGAAAGAATTAGTAATTTTATGTTATGACAAATAAGTTATTCTGAAATTATTTTTTCAAAATTAATGTGACCTGAATTTGGTGTTAAAAATTTTATTGATTGTATTAATATTTATAATAAAAGAGTTAGAAGATTTGGAGGTTTGTAA
- a CDS encoding phosphatidate cytidylyltransferase — translation MKINKKPQSRLLVSLYLIIYLILLLTFSALSDSFNSWSPWSPTLVEPKAYDLITSDHFTTTILTFKDTYENAATRFAMAFISVTLIAMLGYFFSKELNKLIFKNNKGSFYSILGSFVFSFYLISMIYIVPLYFFNSQIDPNQPELSMDVGRNINLDFWFGNIRVYDGQSFALFGLIITSICVFFMLLIIDFVLLFVYKIINRKNIFALLFIHLITIFGMITVSYILIVRGWTTLLLIGAIASLTDVFAYLFGKKFGHKQLVATISPNKTWTGAICGILFASLSIILIILLYAIPSFKAILVDNPSAYEMAPQKYDPHNLITNLFVVTFSLTGATFKVYWWATTIMFIIFLSIISIIGDLSFSFIKRKYQIKDYGDFLGKHGGFLDRFDSMALIFFTYMLYLLFVFIISGRSMLAPNTYATNFGANSIVVGL, via the coding sequence ATGAAAATTAATAAAAAACCCCAATCAAGACTTTTAGTTTCTTTATATTTAATTATTTATCTAATTTTATTACTAACATTTTCTGCATTGAGTGATAGTTTTAATAGTTGATCTCCTTGGTCGCCAACATTAGTTGAACCGAAAGCTTATGATTTAATTACATCAGATCATTTTACTACTACCATATTAACATTTAAAGATACATATGAAAATGCAGCAACTAGATTTGCAATGGCATTTATATCTGTTACTTTAATTGCAATGTTAGGTTATTTCTTTTCAAAAGAATTAAATAAACTAATTTTTAAAAATAATAAAGGTTCTTTTTATTCTATATTAGGTTCTTTTGTTTTTAGTTTTTATTTAATATCTATGATTTATATTGTTCCTTTGTATTTTTTTAATAGTCAAATAGATCCTAATCAACCAGAATTATCAATGGACGTAGGTAGAAATATAAATCTTGATTTTTGATTTGGAAATATTAGAGTTTATGATGGACAAAGTTTTGCTTTATTTGGTTTAATTATCACTTCAATATGTGTATTTTTTATGTTGTTAATTATTGATTTTGTTTTGCTTTTTGTTTATAAAATAATTAATAGAAAAAACATTTTTGCATTATTGTTTATTCACCTAATTACAATTTTTGGAATGATTACTGTTTCTTATATTTTGATTGTACGTGGTTGAACAACTTTATTGTTAATTGGTGCTATAGCTAGTTTAACAGATGTATTTGCATATTTGTTTGGTAAAAAATTTGGTCACAAGCAATTGGTAGCAACAATTAGTCCAAATAAAACATGAACCGGAGCCATTTGTGGAATTTTATTTGCTTCATTATCAATAATTTTAATTATTTTGTTGTATGCTATTCCAAGTTTTAAAGCTATTCTTGTTGATAATCCTAGTGCTTATGAGATGGCCCCCCAAAAATATGATCCTCATAACTTAATAACTAATTTATTTGTTGTTACTTTTAGTTTAACTGGAGCCACATTTAAAGTTTATTGATGAGCAACAACGATTATGTTTATTATTTTTTTATCAATTATTTCAATTATAGGTGATTTATCATTTAGTTTTATTAAACGTAAATATCAAATAAAAGATTATGGTGATTTTTTAGGTAAACATGGTGGTTTTTTAGATAGATTTGATTCTATGGCACTGATTTTCTTTACATACATGCTTTATTTATTATTTGTTTTTATTATTTCAGGAAGATCAATGCTTGCTCCTAATACTTATGCCACAAATTTCGGAGCAAATAGTATAGTAGTTGGTTTGTAA
- a CDS encoding site-2 protease family protein, producing MNSLNIFLTILIILFSVIICLTIHELGHFVFAKIFKMNVKEFSIGFGPKIWHTFSKKNYMRFSIRLLPLGAYVLIDSEELREAYLESPNSKKYNFYLRPKLYNLILFNEAFYWQKIIVMLGGIFFNLLGFVFFWGIWSLINLGSSLMLLDFLKNFFINIGKSFVFYNLWNSNIIPPIPGTQTIINGDFLLRYLISINLGTSILNVITISPLDGWKIFQTSFEKIFNKKLSRKIQESLSLIGVIIILWITIGNIANAIA from the coding sequence ATGAATTCTTTAAATATATTTTTGACAATATTAATTATTTTGTTTTCTGTAATAATTTGTTTAACAATACACGAATTAGGTCATTTTGTATTTGCAAAAATATTTAAAATGAATGTTAAAGAATTTTCAATTGGTTTTGGTCCCAAAATATGGCATACTTTTAGCAAAAAAAATTATATGCGTTTTTCAATTAGATTGTTGCCGCTTGGAGCATATGTTTTAATAGATTCAGAAGAATTAAGAGAAGCTTATTTAGAATCTCCAAATTCAAAAAAATATAATTTTTATTTAAGACCTAAACTTTATAATTTAATTTTGTTTAACGAAGCTTTTTATTGACAAAAAATAATTGTAATGCTTGGTGGAATTTTTTTTAATTTATTAGGTTTTGTGTTTTTTTGGGGAATTTGAAGCTTAATTAATTTGGGCTCATCTTTAATGTTGCTAGATTTTTTGAAAAATTTTTTTATAAATATTGGGAAATCATTTGTTTTTTATAATTTATGGAATTCAAACATAATCCCACCTATTCCTGGTACTCAAACTATAATAAATGGTGATTTTTTATTAAGATATTTAATTTCAATCAATTTAGGAACATCAATTTTAAATGTTATTACAATTTCGCCATTAGATGGTTGAAAAATTTTTCAAACTTCTTTTGAAAAAATATTTAATAAAAAATTATCAAGAAAAATTCAAGAAAGTTTGTCATTAATTGGTGTTATTATCATTTTATGAATTACAATTGGTAATATTGCCAACGCTATAGCATAG
- a CDS encoding PolC-type DNA polymerase III, which translates to MISKIEQIIFKFDLLTKNEWDYIKDQVNKSKVIFKKDFDLLCIDLELNNFIDPKTSYKLINNSKNVKEISIAFRLFVKKESDLNSLVDHINYFFNVVVKIPNLVPTINNLNNYQIDIDTITINITNELELKILNQFKNDLLDFLIESGFSKKTKINIVCLQPTIVENLINENHFSKQISPEKKENVKSIKISSNKLKTKIENFNIDKCLSLNSISKVPVKDLNEIKLGDKNIVVLGKIFEIVEKNIKDNNLIFNIKITDYKNSLYLTILNTKFSNLSIEYLRTFKIGSWVKVQCNIVENKYRANELSGVVSKIVPTEIPKEFLRIDRNELKKIEFTFHSKMSAFDGVNSASEYLDFAKNQNWDYVAITDINNVQAYPEIQKNSKGINIIYGLDCEISDDEVPIVLNSKNVLLDEATYVIFDLETSGLHSYYDEIIEFGGIKVKHGNIIDKINFFINPGFDISEKTSALTKITNQMIKEKGLSIIEGLKKIYEWIEDSVIVAHNGIEFDFQFLQTKFFQHNIGTLTNPMIDTLRLSWAINEQYAYHSLGTIARKLKINYDELTAHRANVDAEVLYEVFKHFKLYLFNNKINNLNQINEKLQNISLHKRYRGNRSLIYAKNQKGLKAIYELVSKSLTTNLVTRPKIYWKDIKPYRNDLVISCSPNEGEIFKTALNNDDKLLENRIDKYDFILISPPNWNNHLIQIGDLNINFVENAISRIIKASNNVKKLVVATSDAYYINQWESEYYKIVICTKILNGLYHRFFKKSNGNIQHTPIAHLRTTDEMIDEFKFLNDEKLIREIAYENGHKIVNQFKFANIEPLKKGLFVPKLEGANEQLKELTYKNAKLKYGDQLPDIIQNRINLELDSIINNGYGIIYWIAHLLVQKSNDDGYLVGSRGSVGSSLVATLTNISEINPLPPHYICKSCKYLNFETNVDDGFDLPTIKCPKCNNEMVGDGHDIPFETFMGLKGNKVPDIDLNFSGEYQTNAHNYVKKLFGESHTLRAGTISTAAEKTTFGNVRNYFNDFAQIDFIRQTEVERYVKGLLGIKKTTGQHPGGIMVFPKENDITDFTPYNYPADDISSEWKTTHFAFEFLHDSLLKLDILGHDDPTMLKMLKDITGIDPISIPNYDKNVLKLFSGLESLKINSQDLCGEKTGALGIPEFGTDFVRRMLIDAKPISFADLIRVSGLSHGTDVWNNNAQVLIQKHNLKLHEVIACRDDIMVFLKKCGLNDHDAFDIMELVRKGKSLPKDKIDLMLEHNIPEWYINSCQKIKYMFPKAHAAAYVLTAWRIAWFKINYPLQYYATLCSIKIKEHDISKFILGKNAIIEELQSIRKKLNNPKTKKEVTSKQSELVSTYEIYLEMIARGCEITPISIEKSMAKEFIVLDNKVVPPFSTIQGLGEVAAESIIIARKESPFVSIEDLAKRTKLNKTHINQMREINILDHLPEDNSIKLF; encoded by the coding sequence ATGATTTCTAAAATTGAACAAATTATTTTTAAATTTGACCTTTTAACTAAAAATGAATGAGATTATATAAAAGATCAAGTTAATAAATCAAAAGTTATTTTTAAAAAAGATTTTGATCTTTTGTGTATTGATCTTGAACTTAATAATTTTATTGATCCTAAAACATCATATAAATTAATTAATAACAGCAAAAATGTTAAAGAAATATCAATTGCTTTTAGATTATTTGTAAAAAAAGAATCAGATTTAAATTCTTTGGTAGATCACATAAATTATTTTTTTAATGTTGTTGTTAAAATTCCTAATTTAGTGCCAACAATTAATAATTTAAATAATTACCAAATTGATATCGATACAATAACCATTAATATTACTAATGAATTAGAATTAAAAATTTTAAATCAATTCAAAAATGATTTATTAGATTTTTTAATTGAATCAGGATTTTCTAAAAAAACGAAAATTAATATTGTTTGCTTGCAACCTACCATTGTGGAAAATTTAATTAATGAAAATCATTTTTCTAAACAAATATCTCCAGAAAAAAAAGAAAATGTAAAATCTATTAAAATTTCATCAAATAAACTAAAAACAAAAATTGAAAATTTTAACATTGATAAATGTCTATCATTAAATTCAATAAGTAAAGTTCCTGTAAAAGATCTTAATGAAATTAAATTAGGTGACAAAAATATTGTTGTCCTAGGTAAAATTTTTGAAATTGTAGAAAAAAACATTAAAGATAATAATTTGATATTTAATATCAAAATAACAGATTATAAAAATTCTTTATATTTAACAATATTAAATACAAAATTTTCCAATTTATCAATAGAATATTTAAGAACATTTAAAATTGGCTCATGAGTAAAAGTTCAATGTAACATTGTAGAAAATAAATATAGAGCAAATGAATTGTCAGGAGTAGTATCTAAAATTGTACCTACTGAAATTCCTAAAGAATTTTTACGTATCGATAGAAATGAACTAAAGAAAATAGAATTTACTTTTCATTCTAAAATGTCTGCATTTGATGGAGTCAATTCTGCATCAGAATATTTGGATTTTGCTAAAAATCAAAATTGAGATTATGTGGCTATAACTGATATAAATAATGTTCAAGCTTATCCTGAAATTCAAAAAAATTCAAAAGGAATTAATATCATTTACGGTTTAGATTGTGAAATTTCTGATGATGAAGTGCCTATTGTTTTAAATTCTAAAAATGTTTTATTGGATGAAGCTACATATGTAATTTTTGACTTAGAAACTTCTGGTTTGCATTCTTATTATGATGAAATTATTGAATTTGGTGGAATAAAAGTTAAACATGGGAATATCATTGATAAAATTAATTTTTTTATAAATCCTGGTTTTGATATTTCAGAAAAAACATCAGCACTTACTAAAATTACAAATCAAATGATAAAAGAAAAAGGTTTGTCAATAATAGAAGGTTTAAAAAAAATTTATGAATGAATAGAAGATTCAGTTATAGTTGCTCATAATGGAATTGAATTTGATTTTCAATTTTTACAAACAAAATTTTTTCAACACAACATTGGAACATTAACTAATCCAATGATTGATACATTAAGATTATCATGAGCAATAAATGAACAATATGCATATCACTCTTTAGGAACAATAGCTAGAAAATTAAAAATTAATTATGATGAATTAACAGCTCATAGAGCGAATGTTGATGCTGAAGTTTTATATGAAGTTTTTAAGCATTTTAAGTTATATTTGTTTAATAACAAAATTAATAATTTAAATCAAATAAATGAAAAATTACAAAATATTTCTTTACACAAACGTTATCGTGGAAATAGATCATTAATTTATGCTAAAAATCAAAAAGGTTTAAAGGCTATTTATGAACTTGTTTCTAAATCATTAACAACTAATTTAGTCACTAGACCTAAAATTTATTGAAAAGATATAAAACCATATAGAAATGATTTAGTTATATCATGTAGTCCAAATGAAGGTGAAATTTTTAAAACTGCTTTAAACAATGATGATAAACTTTTGGAAAATAGAATTGATAAATATGATTTCATTTTAATAAGTCCACCTAATTGAAATAATCATTTAATTCAAATTGGCGATTTAAATATCAATTTTGTTGAAAATGCCATTTCTAGAATTATTAAAGCTTCAAATAATGTTAAAAAATTAGTTGTTGCAACAAGTGATGCTTATTACATAAATCAATGAGAAAGTGAATATTATAAAATTGTTATTTGTACAAAAATTTTAAATGGATTATATCATCGTTTCTTTAAAAAAAGTAATGGTAATATTCAACATACTCCAATAGCTCATTTACGAACTACTGATGAAATGATTGATGAATTTAAATTCTTAAATGATGAAAAATTAATTAGAGAGATAGCTTATGAAAATGGTCATAAAATTGTAAATCAATTTAAATTTGCAAATATTGAACCATTAAAAAAAGGTTTATTTGTTCCTAAATTAGAAGGCGCAAATGAACAATTAAAAGAATTAACATATAAAAATGCAAAATTAAAATATGGTGATCAATTACCAGATATTATCCAAAATCGTATAAATTTGGAATTAGATTCAATTATTAACAATGGTTATGGAATCATTTATTGAATTGCGCATTTATTAGTACAAAAATCTAATGATGATGGTTATTTAGTTGGTAGTAGAGGATCTGTGGGTTCTTCATTAGTTGCTACATTGACAAACATTTCTGAAATAAATCCATTACCACCTCATTATATTTGCAAATCATGTAAATATTTAAATTTTGAAACTAATGTTGATGATGGTTTTGATTTGCCAACTATTAAATGTCCTAAATGTAATAATGAAATGGTAGGTGATGGTCATGATATTCCTTTTGAAACCTTCATGGGTTTGAAAGGAAACAAAGTGCCAGATATTGATTTAAATTTTTCTGGTGAATATCAAACTAATGCACACAATTATGTAAAAAAATTATTTGGAGAATCTCATACATTACGCGCAGGAACAATATCAACCGCAGCAGAAAAAACTACTTTTGGTAATGTGCGTAATTATTTTAATGATTTTGCCCAAATTGATTTTATAAGGCAAACAGAAGTTGAAAGATATGTTAAAGGATTATTAGGTATCAAAAAAACTACGGGACAACATCCTGGGGGAATAATGGTTTTTCCGAAAGAAAATGATATTACTGATTTTACTCCTTATAATTATCCAGCTGATGATATTTCTAGTGAGTGAAAAACAACTCATTTTGCATTTGAATTTTTACACGATTCTTTATTAAAACTTGATATTCTAGGTCACGATGATCCAACAATGTTAAAGATGTTAAAAGACATCACAGGTATTGATCCAATTTCAATTCCAAATTATGATAAAAATGTTTTAAAGTTATTTTCTGGATTAGAAAGTTTAAAAATTAATTCTCAAGATTTGTGTGGAGAAAAAACAGGAGCTTTAGGTATTCCAGAATTTGGTACTGATTTTGTTAGAAGAATGTTAATTGATGCTAAACCAATTTCATTTGCTGATTTAATTCGTGTATCTGGTTTATCGCATGGAACAGATGTATGAAATAATAATGCACAAGTTTTAATTCAAAAACATAATTTAAAATTACATGAAGTTATTGCTTGTCGTGATGACATTATGGTTTTCTTAAAAAAATGTGGATTAAATGATCATGATGCGTTTGATATTATGGAATTAGTAAGAAAAGGCAAATCTTTACCTAAAGATAAAATTGATTTAATGTTGGAACATAATATTCCTGAATGATATATTAATTCATGTCAAAAAATTAAATATATGTTCCCCAAAGCTCATGCTGCTGCCTATGTTTTAACTGCTTGAAGAATCGCTTGATTCAAAATTAATTATCCTTTGCAATATTATGCAACATTATGTTCAATTAAAATTAAAGAACACGATATATCAAAATTTATTTTAGGTAAAAATGCAATAATAGAAGAATTACAAAGTATTCGAAAAAAATTAAATAATCCTAAAACTAAAAAAGAAGTAACTAGCAAACAAAGTGAATTAGTTTCAACATATGAAATTTATTTAGAAATGATTGCGCGTGGATGTGAAATCACTCCTATATCAATAGAAAAATCCATGGCAAAAGAATTTATTGTATTGGACAATAAAGTTGTTCCACCATTTTCAACTATTCAAGGTTTAGGTGAAGTTGCTGCTGAATCTATTATTATCGCAAGAAAAGAATCACCTTTTGTTTCTATTGAAGATTTAGCAAAAAGAACTAAATTAAATAAAACTCACATTAATCAAATGCGCGAAATTAATATTTTAGATCATTTGCCAGAGGATAATTCAATAAAACTGTTTTAG
- the ffh gene encoding signal recognition particle protein has product MLKTMITSIVSRKMRKKLETQTIEEDDIAEVLKEIRIALLDADVNLQVVKNFIKAIREKTIGTIVNVGQDPQQIFLTIIKNELVNILGKQTSSLNVNKNPLKIVLVGLQGSGKTTSVGKLAHYLKTKHNKKPMMVALDVYRPAAIEQLKTLSEEVDCNFYEKGTQNPSITANEALDIAKQNNNDVILFDTAGRLQTNQELMNELVEIKKNISPDEIILVVDGMSGQEIINVANEFNNYLKLTGIIITKLDSDARAGAALSLTSLLNVPIKFTGIGERIGSLDIFYPERMADRILGLGDVMTLAEKAAETIDEKDTTKTFQKMLSGKMDLEDLMKQMNAMNRMGSLSSIMKMMPGSLKISSDKIDEIEEQIKIWKILMSSMTLKERRNPKILQKESSRKARIINGSGRKPDELNKLLKKWEDSKRQMEEMGKILKKGRNPFLDFMK; this is encoded by the coding sequence ATGCTTAAAACAATGATAACTTCAATCGTTTCTAGAAAAATGAGAAAAAAATTAGAAACGCAAACAATTGAAGAAGATGATATAGCTGAAGTTTTAAAGGAAATTCGAATTGCTTTATTAGATGCTGATGTAAATTTACAAGTTGTTAAAAATTTTATAAAAGCCATTCGAGAAAAAACAATTGGAACAATTGTGAATGTCGGTCAAGATCCTCAGCAAATATTTTTAACAATAATCAAAAATGAATTGGTTAACATTCTAGGTAAACAAACTAGTTCATTAAATGTAAACAAAAACCCCTTGAAAATTGTTTTAGTTGGATTACAAGGTTCAGGTAAAACAACAAGCGTAGGAAAATTAGCTCATTATCTTAAAACAAAACATAATAAAAAACCAATGATGGTTGCACTTGATGTATATCGTCCCGCTGCTATTGAACAATTAAAAACACTATCTGAAGAAGTTGACTGTAACTTTTATGAAAAAGGAACTCAAAATCCATCTATAACAGCTAATGAAGCACTTGATATTGCTAAACAAAACAACAATGATGTAATTTTATTTGATACAGCTGGTAGATTACAAACAAATCAAGAATTAATGAATGAATTAGTTGAAATTAAAAAAAATATAAGTCCGGATGAAATTATTTTAGTTGTTGATGGAATGTCGGGCCAAGAAATAATTAATGTTGCTAATGAATTTAATAATTATTTAAAACTAACAGGTATCATTATTACAAAATTAGATTCAGATGCAAGAGCGGGAGCTGCACTTTCTTTAACTAGTTTACTTAATGTACCTATTAAATTTACTGGAATTGGTGAAAGAATAGGATCACTAGATATCTTTTATCCTGAAAGAATGGCAGATCGTATTCTTGGTCTTGGTGATGTAATGACTTTGGCTGAAAAAGCAGCTGAAACAATTGATGAAAAAGATACAACCAAAACATTTCAAAAAATGTTATCAGGCAAAATGGATTTAGAAGATTTAATGAAACAAATGAATGCAATGAATCGAATGGGTAGCTTAAGCTCCATTATGAAAATGATGCCAGGTTCATTAAAAATAAGTAGTGATAAAATTGACGAAATTGAAGAACAAATAAAAATATGAAAAATTTTAATGTCTTCAATGACTTTGAAGGAAAGAAGAAATCCTAAAATTTTACAAAAAGAATCATCTCGGAAAGCACGCATTATTAATGGTTCAGGAAGAAAACCTGATGAACTAAATAAGTTGTTAAAAAAATGAGAAGATTCTAAACGCCAAATGGAAGAAATGGGTAAAATTTTAAAAAAGGGTCGAAACCCATTTTTAGACTTTATGAAGTAA